One genomic region from Mangifera indica cultivar Alphonso chromosome 17, CATAS_Mindica_2.1, whole genome shotgun sequence encodes:
- the LOC123200779 gene encoding mitochondrial import inner membrane translocase subunit TIM17-2-like yields the protein MGTPETSREPCPDRILDDVGGAFGMGAVGGAAFHFLKGIYNSPSGARLIGGTQAVRMNAPRVGGGFAVWGGLFSTFDCTMVYVRQKEDPWNSIIAGAATGGFLSMRQGFGAASRSAIFGGVLLALIEGAGIMLNKVLSAPQNIPIMEEPIPNMAGVPGYPMGQLPGQAPSMVESPLPSSSSWFGGLFGGKKEKSAKSTGSKAEVLESFDSPPVPSFEYK from the coding sequence ATGGGGACCCCAGAAACCTCTCGAGAGCCTTGTCCTGACCGTATTCTTGATGATGTTGGTGGTGCTTTTGGAATGGGTGCAGTTGGAGGTGCAGCATTCCACTTCTTAAAAGGCATATATAACTCTCCTTCTGGAGCGCGTTTAATTGGAGGCACTCAAGCTGTACGCATGAATGCACCTCGTGTTGGTGGTGGTTTTGCTGTGTGGGGTGGCCTCTTCTCCACTTTTGACTGCACAATGGTCTATGTTCGACAGAAAGAGGATCCATGGAACTCAATCATAGCTGGTGCTGCCACTGGAGGGTTTCTTTCAATGCGTCAGGGCTTCGGTGCTGCTTCCAGATCAGCAATTTTTGGTGGGGTTTTACTTGCTTTGATTGAAGGAGCTGGGATCATGTTAAATAAGGTTCTGAGTGCACCACAGAACATCCCCATCATGGAAGAGCCAATTCCAAACATGGCTGGTGTACCTGGATATCCAATGGGGCAATTGCCAGGTCAAGCCCCTTCAATGGTTGAGAGTCCATTGCCATCTTCCTCTTCTTGGTTTGGAGGGCTTTTCGGTGGTAAGAAGGAGAAATCAGCAAAGAGTACTGGAAGTAAGGCAGAGGTCTTGGAGAGCTTTGATTCTCCTCCAGTGCCATCATTTGAGTACAAGTGA
- the LOC123201088 gene encoding tryptophan--tRNA ligase, chloroplastic/mitochondrial isoform X5, which produces MARALFSHCLLVSNSSPRLASSLRSLGGKNWKMSPSIRRHRSLIGHSGCGFRCHCSVSLSQTAAPETSSSSVRKRIVSGVQPTGSIHLGNYLGAIKNWIALQNTYETLFFIVDLHAITLPYDTQQLSKATRDTAAIYLACGVDTSKASVFVQSHVRAHVELMWLLSSATPIGWLNRMIQFKEKSRKAGDENVGVALLTYPVLMASDILLYQSDFVPVGEDQKQHLELTRELAERVNYLYGGRKWKKLGGRGGAIFKVPEPLIPPAGARVMSLTDGVSKMSKSAPSDQSRINLLDPKDVIVNKIKRCKTDSFPGLEFDNPERPECNNLLSIYQLMSGKTKEEVAEECHNMNWGTFKSVLTDALIEHLHPIQVRYTEIISDSTYLDKVLAEGASKAGDIADATLNNVYQAMGFLRR; this is translated from the exons ATGGCGCGTGCTCTTTTTTCTCACTGTCTCTTAGTCTCGAACTCATCTCCACGCCTCGCCTCTTCACT CAGGTCGCTCggtggcaaaaactggaaaatgTCGCCGTCAATTCGTCGGCATCGCTCACTAATCGGACACAGCGGCTGCGGTTTTCGTTGTCACTGCAGTGTCTCGCTCTCGCAAACTGCTGCTCCGGAGACGTCCTCAAGCTCTGTAAG GAAGAGGATAGTGTCTGGAGTCCAGCCAACAGGATCCATACACCTTGGGAATTATCTTGGTGCCATTAAAAATTGGATAGCACTTCAG AATACTTATGAGACTCTCTTTTTCATCGTGGATCTCCATGCG ATTACCTTACCATATGATACACAACAATTATCTAAGGCAACAAGGGATACAGCAGCTATCTATTTGGCATGTGGAGTTGACACCTCCAAG GCTTCTGTTTTCGTGCAATCTCATGTTCGTGCCCATGTAGAATTGATGTGGCTACTAAGTTCTGCCACACCAATTGGTTGGCTGAACAGAATGATTCAGTTTAAGGAGAAATCTCGGAAAGCG GGAGATGAAAATGTTGGGGTTGCTCTCTTGACTTATCCAGTTTTGATGGCTTCTGATATTCTTTTATATCAG TCTGACTTTGTCCCTGTTGGTGAGGATCAGAAGCAGCATTTGGAGTTGACTCGTGAACTGGCTGAAcgtgttaattatttatatggaggAAGGAAGTGGAAAAAGTTGGGAGG GCGAGGTGGTGCTATTTTCAAG GTTCCTGAACCCCTAATACCACCAGCTGGAGCCCGAGTTATGTCCCTCACTGATGGTGTTTCTAAG ATGTCAAAGTCTGCACCTTCAGATCAGTCTCGTATCAATCTTCTTGACCCCAAAGAT GTAATAGTGAACAAGATTAAACGTTGCAAAACTGACTCTTTTCCAGG CCTGGAATTTGACAATCCTGAAAGACCTGAATGCAACAATCTACTTTCAATATATCAGCTCATGTCAGGGAAGACAAAAGAG GAGGTTGCAGAGGAATGCCATAATATGAACTGGGGCACATTTAAATCTGTTTTAACAGATGCATTGATCGAACATCTGCATCCTATACAG GTTCGCTACACAGAAATCATATCTGATTCAACTTATTTGGATAAAGTCCTAGCAGAAGGTGCTTCAAAAGCTGGAGATATAGCAGATGCTACTCTCAATAACGTCTACCAGGCAATGGGATTCTTGCGGAGATGA
- the LOC123201088 gene encoding tryptophan--tRNA ligase, chloroplastic/mitochondrial isoform X4, which translates to MARALFSHCLLVSNSSPRLASSLRSLGGKNWKMSPSIRRHRSLIGHSGCGFRCHCSVSLSQTAAPETSSSSVRKRIVSGVQPTGSIHLGNYLGAIKNWIALQNTYETLFFIVDLHAITLPYDTQQLSKATRDTAAIYLACGVDTSKMQASVFVQSHVRAHVELMWLLSSATPIGWLNRMIQFKEKSRKAGDENVGVALLTYPVLMASDILLYQSDFVPVGEDQKQHLELTRELAERVNYLYGGRKWKKLGGRGGAIFKVPEPLIPPAGARVMSLTDGVSKMSKSAPSDQSRINLLDPKDVIVNKIKRCKTDSFPGLEFDNPERPECNNLLSIYQLMSGKTKEEVAEECHNMNWGTFKSVLTDALIEHLHPIQVRYTEIISDSTYLDKVLAEGASKAGDIADATLNNVYQAMGFLRR; encoded by the exons ATGGCGCGTGCTCTTTTTTCTCACTGTCTCTTAGTCTCGAACTCATCTCCACGCCTCGCCTCTTCACT CAGGTCGCTCggtggcaaaaactggaaaatgTCGCCGTCAATTCGTCGGCATCGCTCACTAATCGGACACAGCGGCTGCGGTTTTCGTTGTCACTGCAGTGTCTCGCTCTCGCAAACTGCTGCTCCGGAGACGTCCTCAAGCTCTGTAAG GAAGAGGATAGTGTCTGGAGTCCAGCCAACAGGATCCATACACCTTGGGAATTATCTTGGTGCCATTAAAAATTGGATAGCACTTCAG AATACTTATGAGACTCTCTTTTTCATCGTGGATCTCCATGCG ATTACCTTACCATATGATACACAACAATTATCTAAGGCAACAAGGGATACAGCAGCTATCTATTTGGCATGTGGAGTTGACACCTCCAAG ATGCAGGCTTCTGTTTTCGTGCAATCTCATGTTCGTGCCCATGTAGAATTGATGTGGCTACTAAGTTCTGCCACACCAATTGGTTGGCTGAACAGAATGATTCAGTTTAAGGAGAAATCTCGGAAAGCG GGAGATGAAAATGTTGGGGTTGCTCTCTTGACTTATCCAGTTTTGATGGCTTCTGATATTCTTTTATATCAG TCTGACTTTGTCCCTGTTGGTGAGGATCAGAAGCAGCATTTGGAGTTGACTCGTGAACTGGCTGAAcgtgttaattatttatatggaggAAGGAAGTGGAAAAAGTTGGGAGG GCGAGGTGGTGCTATTTTCAAG GTTCCTGAACCCCTAATACCACCAGCTGGAGCCCGAGTTATGTCCCTCACTGATGGTGTTTCTAAG ATGTCAAAGTCTGCACCTTCAGATCAGTCTCGTATCAATCTTCTTGACCCCAAAGAT GTAATAGTGAACAAGATTAAACGTTGCAAAACTGACTCTTTTCCAGG CCTGGAATTTGACAATCCTGAAAGACCTGAATGCAACAATCTACTTTCAATATATCAGCTCATGTCAGGGAAGACAAAAGAG GAGGTTGCAGAGGAATGCCATAATATGAACTGGGGCACATTTAAATCTGTTTTAACAGATGCATTGATCGAACATCTGCATCCTATACAG GTTCGCTACACAGAAATCATATCTGATTCAACTTATTTGGATAAAGTCCTAGCAGAAGGTGCTTCAAAAGCTGGAGATATAGCAGATGCTACTCTCAATAACGTCTACCAGGCAATGGGATTCTTGCGGAGATGA
- the LOC123201088 gene encoding tryptophan--tRNA ligase, chloroplastic/mitochondrial isoform X1, translating to MARALFSHCLLVSNSSPRLASSLRSLGGKNWKMSPSIRRHRSLIGHSGCGFRCHCSVSLSQTAAPETSSSSVRKRIVSGVQPTGSIHLGNYLGAIKNWIALQNTYETLFFIVDLHAITLPYDTQQLSKATRDTAAIYLACGVDTSKMQASVFVQSHVRAHVELMWLLSSATPIGWLNRMIQFKEKSRKAYSRKDEQPQPGDENVGVALLTYPVLMASDILLYQSDFVPVGEDQKQHLELTRELAERVNYLYGGRKWKKLGGRGGAIFKVPEPLIPPAGARVMSLTDGVSKMSKSAPSDQSRINLLDPKDVIVNKIKRCKTDSFPGLEFDNPERPECNNLLSIYQLMSGKTKEEVAEECHNMNWGTFKSVLTDALIEHLHPIQVRYTEIISDSTYLDKVLAEGASKAGDIADATLNNVYQAMGFLRR from the exons ATGGCGCGTGCTCTTTTTTCTCACTGTCTCTTAGTCTCGAACTCATCTCCACGCCTCGCCTCTTCACT CAGGTCGCTCggtggcaaaaactggaaaatgTCGCCGTCAATTCGTCGGCATCGCTCACTAATCGGACACAGCGGCTGCGGTTTTCGTTGTCACTGCAGTGTCTCGCTCTCGCAAACTGCTGCTCCGGAGACGTCCTCAAGCTCTGTAAG GAAGAGGATAGTGTCTGGAGTCCAGCCAACAGGATCCATACACCTTGGGAATTATCTTGGTGCCATTAAAAATTGGATAGCACTTCAG AATACTTATGAGACTCTCTTTTTCATCGTGGATCTCCATGCG ATTACCTTACCATATGATACACAACAATTATCTAAGGCAACAAGGGATACAGCAGCTATCTATTTGGCATGTGGAGTTGACACCTCCAAG ATGCAGGCTTCTGTTTTCGTGCAATCTCATGTTCGTGCCCATGTAGAATTGATGTGGCTACTAAGTTCTGCCACACCAATTGGTTGGCTGAACAGAATGATTCAGTTTAAGGAGAAATCTCGGAAAGCG TATTCAAGGAAGGATGAGCAGCCCCAGCCA GGAGATGAAAATGTTGGGGTTGCTCTCTTGACTTATCCAGTTTTGATGGCTTCTGATATTCTTTTATATCAG TCTGACTTTGTCCCTGTTGGTGAGGATCAGAAGCAGCATTTGGAGTTGACTCGTGAACTGGCTGAAcgtgttaattatttatatggaggAAGGAAGTGGAAAAAGTTGGGAGG GCGAGGTGGTGCTATTTTCAAG GTTCCTGAACCCCTAATACCACCAGCTGGAGCCCGAGTTATGTCCCTCACTGATGGTGTTTCTAAG ATGTCAAAGTCTGCACCTTCAGATCAGTCTCGTATCAATCTTCTTGACCCCAAAGAT GTAATAGTGAACAAGATTAAACGTTGCAAAACTGACTCTTTTCCAGG CCTGGAATTTGACAATCCTGAAAGACCTGAATGCAACAATCTACTTTCAATATATCAGCTCATGTCAGGGAAGACAAAAGAG GAGGTTGCAGAGGAATGCCATAATATGAACTGGGGCACATTTAAATCTGTTTTAACAGATGCATTGATCGAACATCTGCATCCTATACAG GTTCGCTACACAGAAATCATATCTGATTCAACTTATTTGGATAAAGTCCTAGCAGAAGGTGCTTCAAAAGCTGGAGATATAGCAGATGCTACTCTCAATAACGTCTACCAGGCAATGGGATTCTTGCGGAGATGA
- the LOC123201088 gene encoding tryptophan--tRNA ligase, chloroplastic/mitochondrial isoform X2 — translation MARALFSHCLLVSNSSPRLASSLSLGGKNWKMSPSIRRHRSLIGHSGCGFRCHCSVSLSQTAAPETSSSSVRKRIVSGVQPTGSIHLGNYLGAIKNWIALQNTYETLFFIVDLHAITLPYDTQQLSKATRDTAAIYLACGVDTSKMQASVFVQSHVRAHVELMWLLSSATPIGWLNRMIQFKEKSRKAYSRKDEQPQPGDENVGVALLTYPVLMASDILLYQSDFVPVGEDQKQHLELTRELAERVNYLYGGRKWKKLGGRGGAIFKVPEPLIPPAGARVMSLTDGVSKMSKSAPSDQSRINLLDPKDVIVNKIKRCKTDSFPGLEFDNPERPECNNLLSIYQLMSGKTKEEVAEECHNMNWGTFKSVLTDALIEHLHPIQVRYTEIISDSTYLDKVLAEGASKAGDIADATLNNVYQAMGFLRR, via the exons ATGGCGCGTGCTCTTTTTTCTCACTGTCTCTTAGTCTCGAACTCATCTCCACGCCTCGCCTCTTCACT GTCGCTCggtggcaaaaactggaaaatgTCGCCGTCAATTCGTCGGCATCGCTCACTAATCGGACACAGCGGCTGCGGTTTTCGTTGTCACTGCAGTGTCTCGCTCTCGCAAACTGCTGCTCCGGAGACGTCCTCAAGCTCTGTAAG GAAGAGGATAGTGTCTGGAGTCCAGCCAACAGGATCCATACACCTTGGGAATTATCTTGGTGCCATTAAAAATTGGATAGCACTTCAG AATACTTATGAGACTCTCTTTTTCATCGTGGATCTCCATGCG ATTACCTTACCATATGATACACAACAATTATCTAAGGCAACAAGGGATACAGCAGCTATCTATTTGGCATGTGGAGTTGACACCTCCAAG ATGCAGGCTTCTGTTTTCGTGCAATCTCATGTTCGTGCCCATGTAGAATTGATGTGGCTACTAAGTTCTGCCACACCAATTGGTTGGCTGAACAGAATGATTCAGTTTAAGGAGAAATCTCGGAAAGCG TATTCAAGGAAGGATGAGCAGCCCCAGCCA GGAGATGAAAATGTTGGGGTTGCTCTCTTGACTTATCCAGTTTTGATGGCTTCTGATATTCTTTTATATCAG TCTGACTTTGTCCCTGTTGGTGAGGATCAGAAGCAGCATTTGGAGTTGACTCGTGAACTGGCTGAAcgtgttaattatttatatggaggAAGGAAGTGGAAAAAGTTGGGAGG GCGAGGTGGTGCTATTTTCAAG GTTCCTGAACCCCTAATACCACCAGCTGGAGCCCGAGTTATGTCCCTCACTGATGGTGTTTCTAAG ATGTCAAAGTCTGCACCTTCAGATCAGTCTCGTATCAATCTTCTTGACCCCAAAGAT GTAATAGTGAACAAGATTAAACGTTGCAAAACTGACTCTTTTCCAGG CCTGGAATTTGACAATCCTGAAAGACCTGAATGCAACAATCTACTTTCAATATATCAGCTCATGTCAGGGAAGACAAAAGAG GAGGTTGCAGAGGAATGCCATAATATGAACTGGGGCACATTTAAATCTGTTTTAACAGATGCATTGATCGAACATCTGCATCCTATACAG GTTCGCTACACAGAAATCATATCTGATTCAACTTATTTGGATAAAGTCCTAGCAGAAGGTGCTTCAAAAGCTGGAGATATAGCAGATGCTACTCTCAATAACGTCTACCAGGCAATGGGATTCTTGCGGAGATGA
- the LOC123201088 gene encoding tryptophan--tRNA ligase, chloroplastic/mitochondrial isoform X3 has protein sequence MARALFSHCLLVSNSSPRLASSLRSLGGKNWKMSPSIRRHRSLIGHSGCGFRCHCSVSLSQTAAPETSSSSVRKRIVSGVQPTGSIHLGNYLGAIKNWIALQNTYETLFFIVDLHAITLPYDTQQLSKATRDTAAIYLACGVDTSKASVFVQSHVRAHVELMWLLSSATPIGWLNRMIQFKEKSRKAYSRKDEQPQPGDENVGVALLTYPVLMASDILLYQSDFVPVGEDQKQHLELTRELAERVNYLYGGRKWKKLGGRGGAIFKVPEPLIPPAGARVMSLTDGVSKMSKSAPSDQSRINLLDPKDVIVNKIKRCKTDSFPGLEFDNPERPECNNLLSIYQLMSGKTKEEVAEECHNMNWGTFKSVLTDALIEHLHPIQVRYTEIISDSTYLDKVLAEGASKAGDIADATLNNVYQAMGFLRR, from the exons ATGGCGCGTGCTCTTTTTTCTCACTGTCTCTTAGTCTCGAACTCATCTCCACGCCTCGCCTCTTCACT CAGGTCGCTCggtggcaaaaactggaaaatgTCGCCGTCAATTCGTCGGCATCGCTCACTAATCGGACACAGCGGCTGCGGTTTTCGTTGTCACTGCAGTGTCTCGCTCTCGCAAACTGCTGCTCCGGAGACGTCCTCAAGCTCTGTAAG GAAGAGGATAGTGTCTGGAGTCCAGCCAACAGGATCCATACACCTTGGGAATTATCTTGGTGCCATTAAAAATTGGATAGCACTTCAG AATACTTATGAGACTCTCTTTTTCATCGTGGATCTCCATGCG ATTACCTTACCATATGATACACAACAATTATCTAAGGCAACAAGGGATACAGCAGCTATCTATTTGGCATGTGGAGTTGACACCTCCAAG GCTTCTGTTTTCGTGCAATCTCATGTTCGTGCCCATGTAGAATTGATGTGGCTACTAAGTTCTGCCACACCAATTGGTTGGCTGAACAGAATGATTCAGTTTAAGGAGAAATCTCGGAAAGCG TATTCAAGGAAGGATGAGCAGCCCCAGCCA GGAGATGAAAATGTTGGGGTTGCTCTCTTGACTTATCCAGTTTTGATGGCTTCTGATATTCTTTTATATCAG TCTGACTTTGTCCCTGTTGGTGAGGATCAGAAGCAGCATTTGGAGTTGACTCGTGAACTGGCTGAAcgtgttaattatttatatggaggAAGGAAGTGGAAAAAGTTGGGAGG GCGAGGTGGTGCTATTTTCAAG GTTCCTGAACCCCTAATACCACCAGCTGGAGCCCGAGTTATGTCCCTCACTGATGGTGTTTCTAAG ATGTCAAAGTCTGCACCTTCAGATCAGTCTCGTATCAATCTTCTTGACCCCAAAGAT GTAATAGTGAACAAGATTAAACGTTGCAAAACTGACTCTTTTCCAGG CCTGGAATTTGACAATCCTGAAAGACCTGAATGCAACAATCTACTTTCAATATATCAGCTCATGTCAGGGAAGACAAAAGAG GAGGTTGCAGAGGAATGCCATAATATGAACTGGGGCACATTTAAATCTGTTTTAACAGATGCATTGATCGAACATCTGCATCCTATACAG GTTCGCTACACAGAAATCATATCTGATTCAACTTATTTGGATAAAGTCCTAGCAGAAGGTGCTTCAAAAGCTGGAGATATAGCAGATGCTACTCTCAATAACGTCTACCAGGCAATGGGATTCTTGCGGAGATGA